From Deltaproteobacteria bacterium HGW-Deltaproteobacteria-4:
CGTCCGGATGATGGTCGCCTACTGCAATAATCGTTGTAGTGACTGCATGAAATATCGGGAGCTGGTCGATCGCTTCCCCGAACACGCCGCCGCCGTTCCTGCGCCCGAGCAACTCCCCCCCCCCCCTGTCGCGGCCCCGGTGCACGAACCGGCGGTTGCCGCCTTTGTTGCAACTGCCTCTCACCCTGTGGTCAAGCCTTTCAAGGCTCGCTGGTCTTTAACCCATCGTTTGCACTGTCTCTCCACCCATCATGGTCTGCAGTCGACCCCTACTCGCAAGGAGGAAAAAACAATGAGCAAATTTTCGATCAGTCGTGGCTGGACCGTCGTTATCGCCGGTACCTGCATCAACCTCGCCCTGGGCATCCTTTACGCTTACAGCATGCTCAAAGCCGATATCGGCAAGCTCTTTACCGGCGCGGGTGACCCTTATGCCGTAGCCTGTCTCTCCTTTGCCGTGTCGATGATTATCGGCGGGAAACTGCAGGACAAGGTCGGTCCGCGCATCACCGCCATCATCGGTGGACTCTTTGTCGGCGCCGGCTTTATCCTCTGTTCGCAATCCTCCAGTTACTGGGGATGGGTCCTCGGTTTCGGCGTCCTTGCCGGCCTCGGTTTCGGTTTCGGCTACTCGGCCGCCACCCCGCCGGCGCTGAAGTGGTTTCCGCCGGCTAAAACCGGCCTCATTGCCGGCATCGTCGTCGCCGGTTTCGGCATCGCCCCGGTCTACCTCGCCCCGGCCTGTAAGTACCTCCTCGGTGCTTACGGTCTGCACCAGACAATGATGATCCTCGGCATCGCCTTTATCGCTATCGTCTGCGGCATGGCGCTGCTGGTCAGTAACCCTCCGGCCGGCTTTGTTGTCGAAGGAGCCGGAAGCGCAGCAGCCAAAAAATCCGCGGTTGCTGATATGACCCCCAGCCAAGTCCTCCGCGACAGCCGTCTCTACACCCTGTGGGTCACCTTCTTTATCGGTGCCGGCGCCGGACTGATGGTCATCGGCAGCATGGCCGGAATGGCCAAGCAGAGCATGGGCGAGTATGCCTTTGTGGCGGTGGCAGTCATGGCCATCGGTAATGCCGGCGGCCGGGTCATTGCCGGCTTGGTCTCAGACAAAATCGGCCGCGGCGCCACCTTGACGATCATGCTCCTTTTTCAGGCGATTCTCATGTTCGCTGCCATCCCGGTTGTCGGTAGCAGCACGGCCAGCCCGATCATCGTCACCCTGCTTGCCACCTTTATCGGTTTCAATTATGGTTCCAACCTTTGTCTCTTCCCCTCCTTTGCGAAAGATTTCTGGGGGGCCAAGAATTATGGCATGAACTATGGAATTCTCTTCTCGGCCTGGGGTGTTGGTGCCTTTGTCCTGGTGAAGATCTCCGCTGCTCTCAATGATAAATTCGGCAGCGCCACCATTTCCTTTGTCTCGGCCGGTGTCCTCCTCCTTATCGGTGCAGTTATGTCGCTCTCCTTGCGTGCCCAGAAGGCGGCCGTCGAAGAAAAGGTCCTGGTGGCGATCGAAGAAGACGAGCTGGCTTACAACAAGGTCAACAACTAAACGTTTCGCTGCTATTGTACTAACAGAAAAAGCCCGGCATTCCGCCGGGCTTTTTCTGTTGGAAGCTGTGCTCTTCACCCTTGCCGTGCTTATCTAGTTAGTGCTATAAAAATTCCTCTTCACCCCCCATCCTTGTAACAAACAGGAGTGCAAACGATGAAAGGTATCTTACTGCGCTGGCTTATTCTGACGCTCGCCATTCTTGCTGCCGCGTATGTCCTTAAAGGGATTGATGTCACCGGTTTTGTCCCCGCCTTGGCTGCGGCGGCGATTCTCGGAGTCCTGAATGCCTTTGTCCGGCCTCTCCTCCTCCTTCTGACGCTCCCCCTCAATATCTTGAGTCTAGGGCTCTTTACCTTTGTCATTAACGGCTTTTTGCTTAAAATTGCGTCCCTCATCATTGAGGGTTTTACTGTGCAAGGTTTTTGGGCCGCGCTCTTCGGTTCCCTCTTTATCTCTTTTGTCAGTGCTCTCCTCAACCTGTTCGTGCGGGAAGACGGAAAAGTCGGAGTGGTCCAGCTGCGCCGTAACCGTGATGGCAATTGGGAATAACCGCTGTTCACGGCCTGTTTTGCAACCTCTCTGCAAGGAAAAAACGTGAGAAAAAATCGCCTTCGTCGTCCTCCTCGTCCCTTCAATGGTATGCGCTATGTGCGTTTTTTATTGTTAATTGCTGTGATTGCCGGCTTTTACGGCTATCTGCGTGATCTCAAGGCACCAGTCATTGAAGTTTCACCCGCGCAAGGGATGCTCTCCGCCCAGCGACCGCTGACGATCAAGGTCAGTGATTCCGGGAGTGGGTTGAAGTCTTTGCGGATAATCGCCCGGCAAGACGGCAGCGAGACAGTCTTGACGCAAAAGGAGTTCTCCGGCGAGAAGAGCAGTGAAATTCAACTGGATCCGGGGAAAACCGGGTTGATCGACGGCAGTGTTGAATTTGGTTTTGAAGTGCGCGATCAGGCTCTCTTTCCCTTTGGCAACGGTAATCGCGCGCAGCTGAATTTGACCTTGACCCTGGATCGGCAGCCGCCGCAGATCGAACTGCACAGCGACACCACGCCGATCTGGCAAGGAGGGGCAGCGACGATTGTCTACACGGTCTCCGAAGAGACCGGCCGCTGTGGAGTAGAGGCCGACGGTCTTTTCTTTGCCGGATATCGTCAGAGTGACGGCCGTTATCTGTGTGTTGTCCCCTTTCCTGTTTCGGCCAACACCGCAACTTATGTACCGAAGCTGGTCGCTGTAGATCTCGCCGGCAATGAGACGCGTGTCAGCCCGGGCTTGCGTCTCCTTGCCCGTAAATTTCCACAGGCGAAGATTAACGTCTCTGACGCCTTTATTGCCGGCAAGACCGAAGAGTTTCAGGCATTGGTGCCGGGCGGGAGCGGGATCGACCTTTTTTTGAAGGTCAACCGTGACATCCGCGCCGAAAACCGCAAGACCCTTTTTGAGCTTGCGGTCCAGAGTAGTGCCACTCCCCTGTGGAGCGCCGCGATGCTGCGCATGCCGCGCGCCATGACCACCGGTGCTTACGCCGAGGCGCGGGACTACTTTTATAACGGCCGGCTGATCGATCAGCAGACCCACCTCGGCACCGACCTCGCTTCCGTGGCGCAGGCACCGATACTCGCCGCCAACCCCGGGAAAGTCCTCTTTTCTGGGTATTTCGGTCTGTACGGCGGCTGCGTTATCCTTGATCACGGTCTTGGTGTCCAGACCCTTTACGGGCATATGAGCAATCTCAGTGTTCAGGTGGGACAGAGCGTGACCCGCGGCGAAGAGATCGGCCGCAGTGGCAATACCGGTATGTCCGGCGGCGATCATCTCCACTTTGAAGTGCTAGTCGGCGGGGTGCCGGTGCGACCGGAAGACTGGATGGAGGAGAAGTGGATGGCAACGTACATCCTCGACCCGATGCAGAAATAGGGGGAAAATTGGTAACGAGCCCGGGAGCTGGATGGTCAAGAGTGGGCCGGACAGATCCCCATACTAAAGTTTAGATAAGACTTTAAACCTTCCCGCGGGTCTCTGTCTCTTCTGGCTAATCCCTTCGGTTGAAAGAAATGGTCTTTGGGTCGATTGCACTTTCCCCTTTGTAAATTATAGTCGTCACAACAGGATATTCTGTGCAGACACAATAATTTCAACAAAAAGCGGGAGGTTGAAATGGACGGGATAAGTTGGATAAAGATTTTATCAATTTTTTCGCTGGCTTCTCTCCTCCTTCCCGGTTGTGGCGGTGGCGGCAGTAGTGGCGGTGGTCCTGGTGCAGCTCCGATCACGACCCCGGCGCAAGCCCAGCAGGCCGCAGCCTCTTTCTTACTGGTGAGGGGCGATGGGCTCAGTAATCTGATCTCATCCCCAGCAGGCGTGGGGAGTTCTGCGAAGATTTTTACTTCCCGTATCGTCAGCGAAAATTTGCCGGATACAGAGAGCTCTCTTGCCATCCAGAAGTTTCTCGCCAAGTCGGCGCGGGCAATGACGGTGCAAAAGTATGCACTCACAATAACGAATTGTTCTGTGTTTGGGACAATTACAGAAGATTATATCGAGAAACCTGACGGTGGTGGTTTTAAAAGAACAACAACCTACGATGAATGCCGGGAAGATAGCCTTCTAATAAACGGCACTTACTCCCTGGAAGAGATTTATGATGGCGCCACTTCACAATCAATTGTCATTGAAGGGAATGGCGATCAAGACGTTAATGATGAAACAGATTTTGTTATCCAGGAGCTTGATAGCGGCGGGCTTGTCGTGGCAACCAGGAAGGCTTCCGGCACCGACTATTGGACCGAAACCGTGGTCACGGATACTCCAACATTATTTGCCAGCCATCAATCCTCATCCTTCAAGGGAATGTACACATATAGTGATGCCGCGGATACCTTTAGCTTTACTGTCGATATGACCGACACCGGAACGAGTAAAAACACCCTGAACGGTGGGGTTGTAACTCATACGGAAGAGGAGTTTGTCTCGAACGGAACGATGGCTTTTTCAGGGACCTTTTCCGGTGAAAGTGTTGGTCTGATCTTTACCGCCAACCAGCTGAAAACAAAAGACGTTTATGACTTAAATGCAACGGGTGAAACCGGGTTATGGGAAGCCAGTGGCTCCTTTGCAACGGTCATGACCCCGGCGACCTGTCTGGCTGGTTCCTACACAATAAAAACGATTAAACCGATAGAGTATACCCTTGATTATAGTAGTGGGGAGGAGACGACAAGCTCAGGGGAAATTGAGCTGAATAGTGCTGCGCGAATTCTCCTGTCCAACAATGGAGCAGACAATATCGTCACGATTTATCTCGGTACCAATCCAACACCGGTCTTTACGGGGACAGAGGAATCTTTGGCGGCCGCAACACTAGAAGCTTGTCCGATTTTCGGACTTGCCGGTGGGCTTTAAATAGATGTTAAGAAAAGATTGCAGCAGGAAAAAGGCGGGCGAAGCAGAGGATTCTTGCTTCGTCCGCCTTTTTTGTAAAAACAGCGTCAAAAATACCAGTTGAAGGCGGCCGTGGTGCCGAGTTGTGAGCGGTGGTAACGCTCTTCCCAGTTGGTGCGGATCGTGATGCCGCTTAAGCGGGTCACTTTGAAGTTTTGATCAAAAAGGAGCCGGAAATGGCTGTGGCGTTCCGGCAGGTAGGTGAGGGCGCTGGCAACCAGATGTGTTTTCCAGCGCGGATGCAGTCGGGAGATTGCGCCGATAGAGAAGCCGCCGCCGATCTCGACATTTTCGCGTAACTGGTCCGTCGCATTGACCTGTCCCTCAACCATCAGGTAACCAAGAGTTTCTGCCGAAAGTTCCCAAGCGAGGCCGCCCCCGGTATTGAGAATAAAGGCGAGAGGCTCGTTTTCATCGGCGAGCCGAAGTCGCTCAATCCCGAGATTAACTTTCCAGGAAATCGGCTGAAAAAAGAGGTCACGAGGGGCGAGGGAAAGGATATCGACCGGGCGGAAGCTCTGTAGACGAAAGTCCTGGTCATCAAGACGATAACGGGTTTTCAGGGCGAAAAAATTGATCTGCGCCCCTTGCGTATACCCTTCGTCAGGATCTAGGAGGTCATGGTAGGCCGGCCGCCAGCTGAACTCCAAAAACGGGCCCTGCCCTTCATTCCCGCCGCCGATACTGATTCGTCCCGCCTCATGTCCTGCTTCCGGTTGTTCCGGAGTCGGCATTTGTTCCACATCAACCGCTCCCGGCCCCAACTGACTGCGCACCTTGAGGATGGAAAGAAACTGGGGCCGAAACTCCTCCGGTGGCAATTCCTGGCGGGAATAACGGTATTGGACATATTCTGCTGCGAGATCGAGTATCTGCCTTTCCTCTTCCGGAGAATTCTGCTGCAGTGTCGGAACATGGGCCGGCTCTTGCTGCATGGCAACGGAAAAGGCCCGCTGCCTACCCTGTTCCGTAAGGAGGCTGGCACGATGGCGAATGCGCGTTGCCTGCGCCGGGCGATAAGTGACATCAGTAATCAGCCCGGCCCGGCGGATGGTGGCAATCGTATCGACAGGGATAACCCAGAAGGAGCGACGCTCCCAGTATTCTTCCGCCAGGCGCAACTCCGGCCGTGCCGCTTCTAGGAGGAAGAGGAGCATGAAAGAACAGTTTTCATCAAAAAAATAGTACTCGGAAGCGATCGCCTGCAATTCCCAAGTGTGCAACATCAGGCGTCGTGATTCTTCCGGGCTCAGATTCAGGCTGTACTCCCAGATATCGCGATGTTCAACTCCACTGTAATCATTTAGCTTTTCATAGTATGGAAGAAGAGCAAAGTACCCCGGATAGAAGCCGAAAATCCCCTTGAAGGCGTAGAGGAGACCATTGCTGTCCGTATCGTTGGCGGCGTAATTGACCGCAGCGGAGAGGAGGGGACTTTTGTAGGAACTGCCAACGCGCAGCAGGGTGTGACCAAACATCGAAGCCGGGCCATTATTGTGGGCCGCTGGAAAGACCAGGACGACGGAACGGGGATCGACAGAGGTCAGGGTTTCATTGAGTTTGTTGCAGTGAGGTTGCGGCAGGGCGAGTTCATTGAGATTGAGGACGGAGATCAGCCATTCCGTCCGGGCCGGGAAGCGGCAGCGAAAATGCTCATCATCAATGTCAACAGGTTGCAGAAGTGCCTGAAGACTGGCATTCATTTCGGCTTGTGGGTTGGTCTTCCCCTGCGGCATCAGGAAAAATTTCGGATCATCGATCAGGCTGGTATAGCGATCTCCCTGCTGTCGGTAATGCATTAATACCTGCCAGGTTCGTTCCTCTGACAAGGATCGCATCTCCTCCTCTGTTCCGGAATCCGCTGTTGCCAACGCAGCGTAGAGGGAGAGTGTGATAAAAAAAAGGTATGCGACGCCCCTTGCGCCGCATACCTTTTGCTCTTTTTGCTGATAGCAAAAGAACATTAATTGATAACGCTTACGGTGTTATCAATGACGTCCGCCATCACAACCTGGTCAGAGGTGAAGACTTTGTCAAAGTTTTCCTGAAGCTTGTTGGCGAATTCGACCTGCTCTGCCGCTGGAATCTGCAGTAGTTCGGCAAAAGCGGTCAGGGTGGCGCCCTGTCCCTGCGCGATGTCACGGGCCAGAGTATCCATGTTCTGGGCGACAAAGTTATTGATCTGGTTGTTGCTGGCAAAGAGGGGGGAACCGCAATTCAAGGTGCCGCTGGTGATACCGAAGGTCTGGTTACCGGAGATGCCGTTGGTCGTTGCCGCAACAACTTGGATGGGCCCCGGTTGATCTTTGAAGAGAACGGAGCCGAGACCGCAACCAGCTGCGCCGTAGCTGGCGGCAAAGGAGGTCGAGGCCATAGCGACCGCGACAACGGTGAGACAGGTAGTGACGAGCAGTTTTTTCATAGAAACCTCCGTATGAATGAAGTAATGAGGCATCCCCTATGGATTCCCCGTGGTTGCTTGTAGTTGAAATTGTTTCTTAAAGTTAAAGCAGGGATGAGAAACTGTCAATCTATAATCTTTTATCTTTTTGCTAATAGTTGCAATTTGCCGGACTGCCATGTAATCTTGCCTATTATTCCACCCCTTACCAAGATAGCTAATAATGCTGAATTTTCCCCTGCGACATTTTCCGCTTCTCCTTCTTGCCGCTCTGGCCCTGCTTGGGTTGACCCTCGGGCATCTTGGCGCGTCGCTGGTCGGGATGCGTTTAGCCCGCGCGCCCTCCGTAGTCCCTCCCACTGCGGTCAGCACGGCGGGGGGGCCGATGCGACCGGCGACGGCTCTCCTTGATTACGAGATTATCGTTCAGCGCAGTCTCTTTGCCCCGCATCTTGCCGGTCAATACAGTCTCGCGAGCAAACAGGAGAACAGTTCCAGCGTCGCTGTCCAGCCCCGCAGCAACATCCTTCTTCTTGGCACTATTGCCGGGGGTAATCGGCCGATCGCCCTGATCCGTATTGGCAATGAAAACAGTGTTCTTCGTCTGAATGATAGTCTCGCTGACGGCAGCAAGGTCATTGCTATTGCCCGCCAACTTCTCAAACTGCGTTACCCGGATGGTTCTGAACAGATCATTCTGCCGCCGGAGATCCCGGGCGAAGAGGGGGGGACGAGTGTGCCAACGGCAACGAATCCGGCGATTCGCGGCACGAGTGATAACCGTTTTGCCATTTCCCGCGCCGAGGTCGAGAAGGCGCGCTCCAATCTCGGTGAATTGATGAAGCAGGCGCGTATGGAACCGCATGTTGTCAATGGCAAGACCGACGGCTTCGAGGTGAAGATGCTCCGGCCGAACACGATCTTTACCTCTCTTGGTTTGCAAAAGGGAGACATTATTAAAGAAGTTAATGGGCTGGCTCTTGACAGTCCGGAAAAAGCGTTGCAGATCTTTCAGCAGTTACGCGAAGCGCAGCATATTGTCGTTGCCGTTGTGCGCAACAATGCGCCGTTGAGTCTTGAATATAATCTCGATTAGGAGGCCTACCGGTGCAGAGACGACCGTTCATCCTGGCGACACTTGCCCTGTTTTTTGCCTTAACCTTTGCCCCTCTTTGTCCGTTGGCAGAAGCGCAGACCGCCGTTAAAAAAGAAGCAACCACGACCAGAAAAGCGGCCAGTGTCACCCTCGATTTCAAAGACGTTGAACTCACCGATCTCATCCAGACGATCAGCGAGATGACGGGAAAAAACTTTGTTTATGACGATACCGTCAAGGGGAAGGTGACGATCATTTCGCCGCGGGGGATGTCTCTTGATGAAGCGTATCAGGTCTTCCTCTCCGTCCTTAGCGTCAAGGGCTTTACCGTCATCCCGGCCGGCAAGATGAATAAGGTCGTCCGCGCTCAGGACGCCAAAGAGAATACCGTCCCGACCGGTAGCGACGCGGCGTCGAGCGGGGCAGAGCAGATCGTCACCCGCCTCGTCCCGGTGCAAAACATCGATGCGGCGACTTTTGCCACCTCAATCCTCACCCCTCTCATTCCCAAGTCCGGGAGCGTCGTCGCTTATGCCCCGACCAATACCCTGATCATCACCGATTCGATGGCCAACATTGAGCGGTTACTCAAAATCATCGACGAGCTCGATGTGCCGGGAACCAGCAGTAATTTTGATGTGATCTTTCTCGAGAATGCCTCCGCCGAAGAGCTGGCCCTGATCGGGACGCAGATCCTGGCGCAGGGAGGAACGCCAACGCGCCGGTCGCGCGGGACGGCGGCGACAGCCCCGGGGAAAGTTTTGGCATATCCGCGCTCCAATGCCCTGATTGTCCTTGCCGAAGCTGAAGAAATTGTGACGATTCGTGCTCTAGTGCTCAGTCTCGATCGTAAAGAGATGGGGACCCCTCGTTCGAATATCAATGTCTATTATCTTGAGAACGCCGATGCCGAAACATTGGCCAAGACCCTCAATGAAATTATCTCCGGCGTGAAGAGCACTCAGGCGAAGAAGGTGTCGGGACAAGCGGCGGCCCCGACTGAGCCGGTCAGTATTACCGCCGACAAAGCGACCAACGCCCTGATTATCAATGCTCTTCCTGAGGACTACGACGCCCTCAAGACGATCGTCAAGCAGCTCGATATCCGCCGCAAGCAGGTCTTTGTCGAAGCGCTGATCCTCGAACTCTCCATGGAGGCGACGCAAAAGCTCGGCAGCACATTGCAGGGGGCGGCTGTCAGCAGCACCAATGGCGGCGTCTTCGGGGTTTCCAATCAGACTACAAGCAGCAATATCGGCATGTTAGCTTCTCCTGCCAGTCTCCTGACCACAGCGGTTGACGGCATCATGCTCGGCGGCTTTTCCAAAATGGTTAACGTCACGGTCGACGGCGTAACGACACAGATCCCGGCCCTCTCGGCCTTGATCAACCTCTCCAAGACCGACACCGATGTCAACATCGTCTCGGCGCCCCGCCTCCTCACCTCGGACAACGAAGAAGCGCAGATCGTTGTCGGCTCGAACGTGCCGATCATTACCTCGCGCTTGACCAACGCCGTCAGTACCTCCACCAGCAGCAGCAGTGGACTGGCGACGAGTGTGTCGGTGGAACGCCAAGATGTCGCCCTGACCTTGCGCTTCACCCCGCAGGTGACCGAGGGGAATCTCGTCCGGCTCAAGATCTTTCAGGAGATCACCGACCTGGCAACGAGTAGTGTCGGCTCCGTCGATCAGGTCGGCCCGACCTTTACCAAGCGTCTGTTGCAAAATACCGTCGTTGCGGAAGACGGCAAGACTGTTGTCCTTGGCGGCTTGATCGGTAACAGTGTGCAGGAAGTCATCACCAAGGTCCCATTTTTTGGCGATATCCCTTTGATTGGCTGGCTCTTTAAACGCAAATCGACGACCGTAAAGAAGACCAACCTGCTAATCTTCATCACCCCGCGGATTGTCCGTAATGGTGAAGATCTGGCGCGGGTGACGCAGTCCAATCGCGAAGCGATGAACAAGTTTCAAAGTAGCGAGATGAATGATTCTCTGAAGAAGAACAAGTACGCTGATGCGGCGATGGAGCAGCTGAAATTGTCCGACCCGACCCTGCTTGAAAGCGTTCCCCATGAGTGAGTGGGTTCTCCTCGGCGAAATTCTGGTCGCAGCGGGGGATCTTTCCGCCAGCGTCCGCGACATCGCCCTTTCCCAGCAGCAGGCCAAACCGGGGCGCCGCCTCGGGGATCTCCTGCTGACCCAAAAGAGTGTTACCCCGTTGCAACTCGCCCGCGCCCTGGCTTGCCAGAGTGGCCTGCCGCTGCTGGAGACGATCCCGCCCGAAACCTCCCTTGCCGATCTCGGTAACCGCTTGAGCCTTGCCTATCTCAAGGATCTCCGCATCTTCCCTCTCGGCCGGCAGGAGGATGGACTGCATGTTGCGGTGGCTGATCCCTATGATAGTCGGCCCCGCAATGATCTTGCCATCCTCACCGGGGAGCGTATTCTGCCGGTTGTTGCCCCGGCCGACGAAATCCTTCGGGCCATCAATCGTGACTTCGAACGCCGCTCCGAAGGGGCGAAGGAGATGGTCGAAGAGATTGCCGCCGGCGACAATGACAGCCGCGCCCCGGAACCCGAAGATCTCCTGGATGTCTCTGACGAAGCGCCAGTCATCCGCTTTGTCAACAGCCTTATCACCCAGGGGTACAAAGAGCGGGCGAGCGACATTCACATCGAACCCTTCGAGACGGAGCTCATCGTCCGTTATCGCATCGACGGCATCCTCTACGAAGCGCTGCGGCCGCCGCATAAATCCCATGCTGCCATTGTGTCGCGTATCAAGATTATGGCGGCTCTCAATATCGCCGAAAAGCGCCTCCCTCAGGATGGCCGCTTTCGCGTCCGTATCGCCGGCAAGGATGTCGATGTCCGCGTTTCGACCCTGCCGACCGCTTTTGGCGAACGGGTGGTGCTGCGTCTCCTCGATCACGGCAGTCAGGTGCTGCAGTTGGAGGATATCGGCCTTGAAGCGGATCTTCTCCGCCAGCTTGATGCCATGATCCGCAAGAGTCACGGTATCTTCCTGGTTACCGGCCCGACCGGATCCGGCAAGACGACGACCCTGTATGCCGCCCTGACCCGCCTCAATAATCGTGAAAAGAATATCATCACCGTCGAAGATCCGATTGAGTACCAGCTTCCCGGCGTCGGGCAGATTCAGGTCAACGCCAAGATCGATCTGACCTTTGCCAATGGTTTGCGCTCTATCCTCCGGCAGGATCCCGATATCATCATGGTCGGCGAGATCCGTGATGCCGAGACCGCCGAGATCGCCGTGCAGTCCGCCCTCACCGGTCACATGGTCTTTTCGACCCTGCATACCAACGATGCGGCCGGTGCCCTCACCCGCCTCGTCGAGATGGGGATCGAACCCTTCCTGGCGGCTTCCTCCATCGTCGGTATCATCGCCCAGCGTCTGGTCCGGCAAATCTGTCCACACTGCCGCGAATCGTATCACCCCTCCCCTAATCTCCTGGCCGACGCCGGTCTCCCCAATGATGGCGCCCTTTATTACCGGGGTCGCGGCTGCGAGCGCTGCATGGGGCTCGGTTATCGCGGACGTAGCGGCATCTATGAACTCCTGCCGGTCGAGGAAGAGACCCGCGAGCTCCTGCTGGCGCGCAAGGATGCTGCGACGATCAAGGCAGCAGCGCAGCGCAAAGGGATGAAGTCGCTACGCGATGCCGGTCTGGCTAAAGCGGCCGCCGGCGAGACCACTCTCGAAGAGGTGCTGCGCGTCACTCAGGAGGAGGTCTAGAATGCCCCTCTTCGATTACGCCGGCTTTGACGCCAATGGCCGCAAAGTCAACGGCAGTGTCGAAGGAGCGGGACGGCGTGCCGTCCTTGCCAAGCTGCGCGAGGAAGGGATCTACGCCACCGAGGTGCAGGAAACGACTGGCGCGAGCAAGGGGTTTTTCGGCGGCTTCGCCCGGCAAAAGGTCGCCGTCGATGAACTGGCGATGGCGACGCGGCAGATTGCCGTTCTCCTCGCAGCCGGTTTGACCCTTGACGAAACGCTCGCGACTGTTGGCGGTCAGGTGGAAAACCGCCAATTCGGCCGGGCCCTGGCGCTGGCGCGCGAAGCGGTGATTCAGGGGGAGGCGCTGCATATCGCCCTGAGCCGCCATCCCCGTATCTTCTCCGATCTTTATGTCAACATGATTCAGGTCGGCGAAAGCAGCGGCACCCTCGAACTGACCCTGGAGCGCCTTGCCGATTTCCTCGAAGACCAGGCGAAGCTGCGTGGCCGCATCCTCGCGGCGATTACCTATCCCCTGCTGATGGCAGTGGTCGGCGGTTCGGTGTTGGTCTTTCTTGTCGCGTTCGTCGTCCCCAAGATTACCCGGATGATCGAAGATCTCGGCCAGGCGCTGCCGCTGCCGACCCGCCTCCTCATCGGTGGCAGCCATTTCCTGAGCAATTACGGCTGGATCCTCCTGATCCTGCTGGCGATCGGCTTCGTCGTTCTCGCCCGTTATCTACGAACAACGGAAGGGCAGCTACGGCGTGACACGATCGCCCTCAAACTCCCCCTCTTTGGCCGGCTCAATACCCAGATTGCTTCGGCGCGGCTGACCCGCACTTTGGCAACGCTGCTGCAAAGCGGCATGCCGATGCTCAAGGCGCTGGAGATTGCCCGGCAACTCGTCGGTAACCGCGTCCTGCAACGCGCCCTGGCGGAAACGAGCATGGCGGTGCGCGAAGGGGAGGGGCTGGCTGAACCGCTGCGCCGCTCCAAACTTTTGCCGGCGATGGTGACCCAGATGATCGCCGTCGGCG
This genomic window contains:
- the gspF gene encoding type II secretion system protein GspF, encoding MPLFDYAGFDANGRKVNGSVEGAGRRAVLAKLREEGIYATEVQETTGASKGFFGGFARQKVAVDELAMATRQIAVLLAAGLTLDETLATVGGQVENRQFGRALALAREAVIQGEALHIALSRHPRIFSDLYVNMIQVGESSGTLELTLERLADFLEDQAKLRGRILAAITYPLLMAVVGGSVLVFLVAFVVPKITRMIEDLGQALPLPTRLLIGGSHFLSNYGWILLILLAIGFVVLARYLRTTEGQLRRDTIALKLPLFGRLNTQIASARLTRTLATLLQSGMPMLKALEIARQLVGNRVLQRALAETSMAVREGEGLAEPLRRSKLLPAMVTQMIAVGEKSGELETMLLRVADTYEQQVDLAINRLLSLLEPLMILVMGSAVGFIVMAILLPIFEASQGMK